A single window of Caldimicrobium thiodismutans DNA harbors:
- the ppcA gene encoding phosphoenolpyruvate carboxylase, whose product MRKIPRVMSTQHPDNVSLPFFAETPDMSGEDEIQEAYYAFSHLGCDEQMWDSEGKEVDDFVVKKLLTRYPHFFRKRRLGEEIFLTLRVPNPSVEKEEAKILVEALESIPRSMDAARLFYGEVPSPPIFEVILPMTTSAEELNRVYYFYKNFISGKQHQAIYPGSVTVAEWVGDFLPEKIQVIPLFEDVSYMLRADEILREYLKDKEESYLRVFLARSDPALNYGIVAAVLGNKIALKKVYSLSQELEKELFPILGAGSPPFRGNLSPYTVDYVLSEYSFVETFTVQSAFKYDNPIEDAITAIKRIKNFVRYPLEDFDEKLALQCIEKTSEEYQDIIEKIANLINLLSRYVPRRRMRKLHVGLFGYSRQLGKITLPRAIGFCSACYSIGLPPEIIGLSALTREELLRLKEIYKNMEIDLSLAMRYFNPKILEMIPEVKEKLLKALNLLNTLNLKVETDLDHREITSRIIKDLKRENYLGLTNLIIEAGLLRRFLG is encoded by the coding sequence ATGCGTAAAATCCCCAGAGTGATGTCAACCCAGCATCCTGATAATGTATCCCTTCCATTCTTTGCAGAAACTCCGGATATGTCTGGAGAGGATGAAATCCAGGAGGCCTATTATGCCTTTTCCCATCTTGGCTGTGATGAGCAGATGTGGGATAGCGAAGGAAAAGAGGTTGATGACTTTGTGGTAAAAAAACTTTTAACCCGATATCCTCATTTCTTTAGAAAAAGACGCTTAGGAGAAGAAATTTTTTTAACCCTGAGAGTGCCTAATCCCTCTGTAGAGAAAGAGGAGGCTAAAATTTTAGTTGAGGCCCTGGAAAGCATTCCCCGTTCTATGGATGCAGCAAGGCTCTTTTATGGAGAGGTCCCATCCCCTCCTATCTTTGAAGTTATTCTTCCTATGACTACCTCAGCTGAGGAATTGAATAGGGTTTATTATTTTTACAAAAACTTTATTTCTGGAAAACAGCATCAGGCTATCTATCCAGGCTCAGTAACCGTAGCGGAATGGGTGGGGGATTTTCTGCCTGAAAAGATTCAAGTGATCCCTCTTTTTGAAGATGTCTCTTACATGTTAAGAGCAGATGAAATTCTCAGGGAATATCTCAAAGACAAAGAGGAATCATACTTAAGGGTTTTTCTGGCAAGGTCAGATCCAGCCCTTAATTATGGAATTGTTGCAGCTGTGCTGGGGAATAAGATAGCTCTTAAAAAGGTTTATTCTCTCTCCCAGGAGCTTGAAAAGGAATTATTCCCAATCCTTGGGGCAGGTTCTCCCCCTTTTAGAGGTAATCTCTCCCCCTACACCGTAGATTATGTTCTCTCTGAATATTCCTTTGTTGAGACCTTTACCGTTCAGTCTGCCTTTAAGTATGATAATCCCATTGAGGATGCCATAACTGCTATAAAGAGAATCAAAAATTTTGTTCGCTATCCATTGGAAGATTTTGATGAAAAACTGGCTTTACAATGTATTGAGAAGACCTCTGAGGAATATCAGGATATTATTGAAAAAATAGCTAATCTTATCAATTTATTATCTCGTTATGTACCGAGACGAAGAATGAGAAAGCTCCATGTAGGGCTTTTTGGTTATTCAAGACAACTCGGGAAGATAACTCTCCCCAGGGCGATTGGTTTTTGTTCCGCTTGTTATTCTATCGGTCTTCCTCCGGAGATCATTGGATTGTCTGCCTTAACTCGAGAGGAACTTTTGAGGCTGAAAGAAATTTACAAAAACATGGAAATTGATCTTTCCTTAGCTATGCGATACTTTAATCCCAAGATCCTTGAGATGATCCCAGAAGTTAAAGAAAAACTTCTCAAGGCATTAAATCTTCTTAACACCTTGAATCTCAAGGTTGAAACGGATCTTGATCATCGAGAAATTACAAGCCGAATTATCAAAGATCTAAAAAGGGAAAATTACTTAGGTCTTACTAATCTGATTATTGAGGCAGGGCTTTTAAGAAGATTTCTGGGATAG
- a CDS encoding aspartate aminotransferase family protein, translating into MGYLVEMGELYLAGNYKREKLAFVRGSGTRLFTEDGEEYLDFTAGIAVCNLGHAHPALVEVLQRQGQRLWHTSNLYYTEPQAKLAKKLVDLTFAEKVFFANSGAEAIEAALKLARRLAFENYGPQKYKFIALENSFHGRTFGALSVTGQPKYWEGFQPLLEGVIFIPPNDLQALETAFSDEVCAMILEPIQGEGGIFPLTKEFLGKVKELCQKFKALLIFDEIQTGIGRTGKLFAYEHFGIEPDILCTSKALANGLPLSAMLAKSEVMQALKPGTHASTFGGNPIACAVALKVLEVVSEKSFLEEVALKGKVLKERLIYLDPEKKIIKEVRGEGLLIGIEFHKPSQPIYETLLKKKILVTQPKPNIIRLTPPLIVNYREFDYFLESLAQSLTGIK; encoded by the coding sequence ATGGGCTATCTTGTTGAAATGGGAGAGCTTTATCTGGCAGGAAATTATAAAAGGGAAAAGCTTGCCTTTGTAAGAGGGTCAGGCACAAGACTTTTCACTGAAGATGGCGAGGAATATCTTGACTTTACAGCAGGAATAGCTGTTTGCAATCTTGGGCATGCTCATCCCGCTTTGGTTGAAGTTCTTCAGAGGCAAGGGCAAAGGCTATGGCACACCTCTAATCTCTATTATACCGAACCCCAGGCAAAACTTGCCAAAAAGCTTGTTGACCTTACCTTTGCAGAAAAAGTCTTTTTTGCTAATTCTGGAGCAGAGGCCATTGAAGCCGCTCTAAAACTTGCCAGACGATTAGCTTTTGAAAACTATGGTCCCCAAAAATACAAATTTATTGCCCTTGAAAACTCCTTTCACGGAAGAACCTTTGGGGCACTGTCTGTTACAGGACAACCTAAGTACTGGGAGGGTTTTCAACCCCTTCTTGAGGGTGTTATTTTTATCCCTCCCAATGATCTCCAGGCCCTTGAAACAGCCTTTTCTGATGAGGTCTGCGCAATGATCCTTGAACCTATTCAAGGAGAAGGAGGCATATTCCCTTTAACTAAGGAATTTCTTGGAAAAGTTAAGGAACTCTGCCAAAAATTTAAGGCCTTACTTATATTTGACGAGATTCAAACTGGAATTGGAAGAACAGGCAAACTTTTTGCCTATGAACACTTTGGTATTGAACCCGATATCCTTTGCACCTCCAAGGCCTTAGCTAATGGACTGCCTCTTTCTGCTATGCTTGCCAAGTCTGAGGTTATGCAAGCTCTAAAACCTGGCACCCATGCATCAACCTTTGGAGGAAATCCCATAGCCTGTGCAGTGGCCTTAAAGGTCCTGGAAGTGGTCTCTGAAAAAAGCTTTCTTGAAGAGGTTGCCTTAAAAGGCAAGGTATTGAAAGAAAGATTAATTTACCTTGACCCTGAAAAGAAAATTATTAAAGAAGTAAGGGGAGAAGGTCTTCTCATAGGCATTGAATTTCACAAACCCTCCCAACCCATTTATGAAACCCTCCTTAAAAAGAAAATCCTTGTGACCCAGCCAAAACCTAACATTATACGCCTTACTCCCCCATTGATTGTAAATTATCGCGAATTTGATTATTTCCTTGAATCCTTAGCCCAATCCTTGACAGGGATCAAGTGA
- a CDS encoding phenylacetate--CoA ligase family protein: MPEDLKILQLERLQAILNRVYKEVPFYRHLFDKFNFNPEDLSELEHLKKAPFTTKEDLRENYPYNMFAVPLREVVRILATSGTTGEPIVVGYTRNDLATLTEISSLALKNLGISKEDVLQITFHPGLFSSAFGIQSGAEKIGASVIPVHFEDPRKQLKILQDYRSTVLICSPSYALWLSEVLPQTGINPNSLMLKKIILCGEPFTEAQRNRLEETFKADVYNLYSITEVFGPGLAYECKEKKGLHFQEKHFLIEVINPETLDSVAPGEVGELVITTLTKEAFPLIRYRTGDLLSIQVDPCPCESPYIYTSPILGRRDDLIIVRGIKFHPAQVDRIMSELLGDLPPYQIHLLRIEGLEEVLIYLALGEKLFSDSFLAQEELRKKLEEKLLLEINLPIKVKFASLSSFEKGEGKYPKVIDKR; this comes from the coding sequence ATGCCAGAAGATTTAAAAATTTTACAATTAGAGAGGCTTCAGGCGATCTTAAATCGGGTCTATAAAGAAGTCCCCTTTTATAGACACCTCTTTGACAAGTTCAATTTTAATCCTGAAGATCTTTCCGAGCTTGAGCACCTTAAAAAGGCTCCCTTCACCACGAAGGAAGATCTCCGAGAAAATTATCCCTATAACATGTTTGCTGTGCCTTTAAGAGAGGTGGTAAGAATTCTTGCAACCTCAGGCACAACAGGAGAACCAATTGTGGTTGGTTATACTCGCAATGATCTTGCTACTTTAACAGAAATCAGTTCCCTTGCCTTAAAAAACTTAGGCATATCTAAGGAAGATGTTTTACAGATCACTTTCCACCCCGGGCTTTTTTCCTCTGCCTTTGGAATTCAGAGTGGAGCTGAAAAGATAGGGGCCTCAGTCATACCCGTTCATTTTGAAGATCCCCGGAAACAACTAAAAATCCTTCAGGATTACAGAAGCACTGTGCTTATCTGCAGCCCTTCTTATGCCCTCTGGCTCTCTGAAGTCCTTCCGCAAACCGGGATCAATCCTAATAGTCTTATGTTAAAAAAAATAATTCTCTGTGGTGAACCTTTTACTGAGGCTCAAAGAAATCGTCTCGAAGAAACCTTCAAGGCTGATGTTTATAACCTTTACAGTATTACAGAGGTCTTTGGGCCAGGCCTTGCTTATGAATGTAAAGAAAAAAAAGGCCTTCATTTTCAAGAAAAACACTTTCTCATAGAGGTCATAAATCCCGAGACCTTAGATTCTGTAGCTCCTGGTGAGGTGGGAGAACTCGTTATTACCACCCTTACCAAAGAGGCTTTTCCTCTTATACGCTATCGCACAGGAGACCTTTTGAGTATTCAGGTAGACCCTTGCCCTTGTGAGAGCCCTTACATCTATACATCTCCAATCCTTGGAAGAAGAGATGACCTTATCATTGTAAGGGGCATCAAATTCCATCCTGCTCAGGTGGATAGGATAATGAGTGAGCTTCTTGGAGATTTACCACCCTATCAGATTCATCTGCTAAGAATTGAGGGGCTTGAAGAGGTATTAATATACCTTGCCTTAGGGGAAAAACTTTTTTCAGACTCCTTTCTTGCTCAAGAGGAATTACGCAAAAAACTGGAAGAAAAACTCTTACTTGAGATCAATCTTCCTATTAAGGTAAAATTTGCCTCTCTTAGCTCTTTTGAAAAGGGAGAAGGCAAATATCCTAAGGTCATAGATAAGAGGTGA
- a CDS encoding ABC transporter ATP-binding protein: MLYLKGVSAYYGNLHILKKISLHVGEGEIVALLGANGAGKSTLLKTLMGILFPKGGEILFQNQKIEFLSTEERVRLGLSLVPEGKGLFKPLSVEENLLLGTYTWYNFKKKKEFERKLEEIYALFPILKTKRKAPAGTLSGGQQQILAIARAFMSNPKLLLLDEPSMGIAPNLVLEIFQYIQNLRENYNLSILLVEQNARLALKIADRVYVMETGKIIYEGEAKNALENPEIQRAYLGREVDREAPL; this comes from the coding sequence ATGCTTTATCTAAAGGGTGTTTCCGCCTATTATGGAAATCTACACATATTGAAAAAGATTTCTTTGCATGTAGGAGAAGGAGAGATTGTAGCCTTACTTGGGGCTAACGGAGCAGGAAAAAGCACCCTTCTCAAGACCCTGATGGGGATTCTTTTTCCTAAGGGAGGAGAAATTCTCTTTCAGAATCAAAAAATAGAATTCCTATCAACAGAGGAGAGAGTGCGTTTGGGATTAAGCCTTGTTCCAGAAGGAAAAGGCCTTTTTAAACCCCTTAGTGTTGAAGAAAATCTACTTCTTGGGACCTATACCTGGTATAATTTCAAAAAGAAAAAAGAATTTGAGAGAAAACTTGAGGAGATCTATGCCCTTTTCCCAATTTTAAAAACCAAAAGAAAGGCCCCAGCTGGAACTCTCTCAGGTGGACAACAACAAATCCTTGCTATAGCCAGAGCCTTTATGAGCAACCCAAAGCTATTACTCCTTGATGAGCCCTCCATGGGAATTGCTCCTAATTTAGTCCTTGAAATCTTTCAGTATATTCAAAATCTCAGGGAGAATTACAATTTGAGCATCCTCCTTGTGGAACAAAACGCAAGACTTGCCTTAAAGATTGCAGATCGGGTCTATGTAATGGAGACCGGAAAAATCATTTATGAAGGAGAGGCCAAAAATGCTCTTGAAAATCCAGAGATTCAGAGGGCTTATCTTGGAAGAGAGGTAGACAGGGAGGCTCCACTATAA
- a CDS encoding ABC transporter ATP-binding protein, producing MAYLLEATNIFKSFGGLEVLKGVNLSLEEGKIYALIGPNGAGKTTLLNILNGLEKPDSGKIFFHGKEITSLSPENRAKMGIARTFQLLEIFTELSLLENVMVALFAKKPWGMLKSLFLGEFGNPREGEIKSQALTYLEEVGLGSKAKELAKNLPAGEQKLLEIARALALEPRLLLLDEPAAGLNHRETRFLGEVLKRLNEKHGLTILLIEHDMELVMNISFRITVLNFGEVLAEGPPAEIQRDPEVIKAYLGEEL from the coding sequence ATGGCTTATCTCTTAGAGGCAACAAATATTTTCAAAAGTTTTGGAGGCCTTGAGGTATTAAAGGGTGTGAACCTTTCCCTTGAAGAAGGGAAAATTTATGCCCTTATTGGTCCAAACGGTGCTGGTAAGACAACCCTCCTGAATATTCTAAATGGTCTTGAAAAGCCAGACAGTGGAAAAATCTTCTTTCATGGAAAAGAAATTACCTCTCTTTCTCCTGAAAATAGGGCCAAAATGGGGATTGCGCGAACCTTCCAGCTTTTAGAAATCTTCACTGAGCTCAGTCTCCTTGAAAATGTAATGGTGGCACTTTTTGCCAAAAAGCCCTGGGGGATGCTTAAAAGCCTTTTTTTGGGGGAGTTTGGAAATCCACGCGAAGGGGAGATTAAATCTCAGGCCCTTACCTACTTAGAGGAGGTAGGCTTAGGCTCTAAAGCCAAGGAGCTTGCTAAAAATCTTCCCGCTGGAGAACAAAAACTCCTTGAGATTGCAAGAGCCCTGGCCTTAGAACCCAGACTACTTCTTCTTGATGAACCAGCCGCTGGTCTCAATCACAGAGAAACACGTTTCCTTGGAGAAGTCCTAAAAAGGCTTAATGAAAAACATGGGCTTACCATTCTTCTTATAGAACATGATATGGAACTGGTTATGAACATTAGCTTCAGGATCACAGTTCTAAATTTTGGAGAGGTCCTTGCAGAAGGTCCTCCTGCAGAGATTCAAAGGGATCCAGAGGTTATTAAGGCCTATTTAGGAGAGGAACTCTAA
- a CDS encoding branched-chain amino acid ABC transporter permease, whose translation MKKLLFNSYSGSLFFCLLLLFAGFLFKDPYLNTVLVMAGLNALSALGLSLLMGLAGQISLGHNGFYGLGAYFSAILTLKYNIPVPLSIIISASLSALFSIFLALPALRLKGHYLAVATLAFGEIIYLLLNEWGPGGPSGFGDIPKLNFGSYTLESPLAYLIFIWLLFWVFFLFSQNLTTSTYGRTLKALHSSEIALKTLGVNLLSLKIKIFMLSAFYTALSGGIYAHFVTFLSPANFSIFYSILILMMVMIGGMHSLWGALLGALFITLLPEVLRPFKEYDVLLYGLVLTFGLLFFREGLVGTIKGWFQKWLIS comes from the coding sequence ATGAAAAAACTCCTCTTTAATTCCTATTCAGGAAGTCTTTTCTTTTGTCTCTTACTACTTTTTGCAGGTTTTCTCTTTAAAGACCCCTATCTAAATACTGTCCTTGTTATGGCAGGACTGAATGCCCTCTCAGCCCTTGGACTTTCCTTACTTATGGGCCTTGCAGGACAGATCTCCCTTGGACATAATGGCTTTTATGGACTTGGAGCTTATTTTTCTGCAATTCTTACTCTAAAATATAATATTCCTGTGCCATTAAGTATAATTATTTCCGCCTCCCTGAGTGCCCTTTTTTCAATATTTTTAGCCCTTCCAGCCCTGCGTCTAAAAGGGCATTATTTAGCTGTGGCAACTCTTGCCTTTGGTGAAATTATCTATCTTTTGTTAAATGAATGGGGACCAGGAGGTCCTTCTGGATTTGGAGATATACCCAAGCTTAACTTTGGCTCTTATACCTTAGAAAGCCCCCTTGCTTATCTGATTTTTATCTGGCTCCTTTTCTGGGTTTTTTTCCTTTTTTCCCAAAATCTTACCACCTCAACCTACGGACGCACGCTCAAAGCCCTCCATAGTAGTGAGATTGCTTTAAAAACCCTTGGAGTAAACCTCCTCTCCTTAAAAATTAAAATCTTTATGCTCAGTGCCTTTTACACAGCTCTCTCTGGTGGAATTTATGCCCATTTCGTGACTTTTCTTAGTCCAGCAAATTTTTCAATTTTTTATTCCATCCTGATTCTTATGATGGTTATGATTGGGGGAATGCATTCTCTCTGGGGGGCCCTACTTGGGGCTCTATTTATAACCCTCCTGCCTGAGGTCTTAAGACCCTTTAAAGAATATGATGTTCTCCTCTATGGTTTGGTTCTCACCTTTGGGCTTCTCTTCTTTAGAGAGGGGCTGGTGGGGACAATTAAAGGATGGTTTCAAAAATGGCTTATCTCTTAG
- a CDS encoding branched-chain amino acid ABC transporter permease, with protein MELFLQFFLSGLTVGAIYALIGLGFNIIYNTTSILNLAQGEFVVLGGLGMWFFLEKLGLTYPVAFILTLGIAGLTSLLMERLTIRPLLEKADPLLLILVTIAFSILLKGFLMFAFGKDPYGFAPLTEGAPILLGSAIIQKQVLWIFLFIILTILFLVVFFNKTLLGRAMKACAFDALSAKLMGIKTSRMVMLSFILSGIFAGLAGILITPITFMEYDRGPMLTIKGFTSAILGGLGSNWGVMAGGFLLGILESMIAGYIHSGLKDAIALLLLLLMLLFRPAGLFQSAKTAGLRKL; from the coding sequence ATGGAACTTTTTCTACAGTTTTTTCTCTCGGGGCTAACGGTGGGGGCCATTTATGCCCTCATCGGCCTCGGTTTTAATATTATCTATAATACAACATCAATTCTTAATTTAGCTCAGGGGGAATTTGTAGTCCTCGGTGGTCTTGGGATGTGGTTTTTTTTGGAAAAACTGGGGCTTACCTATCCTGTAGCCTTCATTCTCACCTTGGGAATAGCTGGCCTTACTTCACTACTTATGGAGAGACTCACCATTAGACCCCTTCTTGAAAAAGCAGATCCACTTCTTTTAATCCTTGTAACCATAGCCTTTTCAATTCTTTTAAAGGGATTTTTGATGTTTGCCTTTGGAAAGGACCCTTACGGCTTTGCCCCTCTTACAGAAGGAGCCCCCATTCTCTTGGGATCTGCTATTATTCAAAAACAGGTTCTCTGGATCTTTCTATTTATAATTCTTACCATACTTTTTCTGGTTGTCTTTTTTAATAAAACCCTATTAGGACGAGCCATGAAGGCCTGTGCCTTTGATGCGCTTTCAGCTAAACTCATGGGAATTAAGACCAGCCGAATGGTAATGCTTTCTTTTATCCTGAGTGGAATTTTTGCCGGGCTGGCAGGAATATTAATCACCCCCATTACTTTTATGGAATATGATAGGGGTCCTATGCTCACCATCAAAGGCTTTACCTCTGCTATCCTTGGAGGTCTGGGCAGTAATTGGGGAGTAATGGCTGGAGGTTTTCTCCTCGGTATTCTTGAATCTATGATAGCAGGTTATATCCACTCAGGTTTAAAAGATGCTATAGCTCTTTTGCTACTCCTTCTTATGCTGCTTTTCAGGCCTGCTGGTCTCTTTCAATCTGCTAAGACAGCTGGTTTAAGAAAATTATGA
- a CDS encoding ABC transporter substrate-binding protein, which yields MAGLRVLLLILAFLFSVIGFSYSKEPIKIGAILSVTGPASFIGEQEKNTLLLLAEEVNKAGGINGRPLEVIIEDSKSGESQAVLSAKKLIERDKVVAILGPSTTGESMAVIPIISQAKIPLISLAAGTGITEPVNERYWVFKTAQYDRSAVEAIYRYMQKKGIQKVGILTITNSFGDQGRKALLELAPKFGIQVVADERYKPEDSDMTVQLLKAHKAGAQAIINWSVGPTQVIVVKNWQALKLNIPLFQSHGWGSKKNIQLAGSAAEGVIAPLGRIVVWDKLPEKHPQKKILEGFVRAYEAKYKTEPGTFAGHAYDAFMMVVEAMKKVGPDSAKIRDYIEHKIKNWPGISGVFNISPKDHCGLDASSFEMVVVKKGDWEIIQ from the coding sequence ATGGCTGGACTGAGGGTTCTTTTGTTAATTTTAGCCTTTCTTTTTAGTGTGATAGGTTTTTCTTATTCTAAAGAGCCTATTAAAATCGGAGCTATTCTAAGTGTTACAGGTCCTGCTTCTTTTATTGGAGAACAGGAAAAAAATACCCTTCTCTTGCTGGCTGAGGAGGTAAACAAAGCAGGCGGTATCAATGGAAGACCCCTTGAAGTGATTATAGAGGATTCCAAAAGTGGAGAGAGCCAGGCAGTGCTTTCTGCAAAAAAACTTATTGAACGGGACAAAGTAGTTGCAATCCTTGGCCCCTCTACAACCGGAGAAAGTATGGCAGTTATTCCAATTATTTCACAGGCCAAAATTCCTCTCATTTCCTTAGCTGCAGGAACCGGTATAACCGAGCCTGTTAATGAGAGATACTGGGTCTTTAAAACCGCTCAGTATGATAGAAGTGCCGTTGAAGCTATTTATCGTTATATGCAAAAAAAGGGAATTCAAAAGGTGGGTATTCTTACCATAACCAATAGTTTTGGAGATCAAGGAAGGAAAGCCCTTCTTGAGCTTGCACCCAAATTTGGAATTCAGGTAGTAGCTGATGAAAGATATAAACCTGAAGATTCAGATATGACTGTTCAACTTCTCAAAGCTCACAAAGCTGGAGCTCAGGCCATTATTAACTGGTCTGTTGGACCAACCCAGGTTATTGTTGTGAAAAACTGGCAAGCCCTAAAACTAAATATTCCCCTTTTTCAATCTCATGGCTGGGGAAGCAAGAAAAATATTCAGCTTGCAGGATCTGCAGCCGAAGGAGTTATTGCTCCCCTTGGAAGGATCGTAGTCTGGGATAAGCTACCTGAAAAACATCCCCAAAAGAAGATCTTAGAAGGTTTTGTTCGCGCCTATGAAGCCAAATATAAAACTGAGCCTGGAACCTTTGCTGGCCATGCTTATGATGCCTTTATGATGGTTGTTGAGGCTATGAAGAAAGTAGGCCCCGATTCTGCCAAAATTAGAGATTATATTGAACATAAAATCAAAAATTGGCCAGGTATAAGTGGAGTTTTTAATATCAGTCCAAAGGATCATTGCGGATTAGATGCCTCTTCCTTTGAAATGGTGGTAGTGAAAAAGGGAGACTGGGAAATTATCCAATAA
- the rsmB gene encoding 16S rRNA (cytosine(967)-C(5))-methyltransferase RsmB — translation MANSLKDARALSLRALIFWEKDKPPLDALLTHLLTQNPLSDKRDRALVGELVNGVVRHLLYLDFLIERFSKVPLHKLDPEVKNALRLGIYQLLFTKIPERAVLAETLKLLLKRRRASWIRGFVNAILHRIAEKKANLPEPPRAHPLYYMSIKYSFPEWLIIKWFKRFGLEELERLLQASNSKPPLVIRVNPLRVSRENFLKYLQEEVLPSAEPCKYSPYGIVLKEFRGEIAELKGFELGWFSVQDSASQLAGFLLDPKPGELILDACAGVGGKTSHIAELTNNQAEIVAFDLYESRLKKLKENFRRLGLREPKVFKGDVVEGLKRLKIRSFDKILLDAPCSGTGIIRRHPDIKWVRRKKDFRENFKKQLHLLSGLAPYLKKGGKLLYATCSLEPEENEEVIETFLEKNPEFSLHSPLPILKKLCAERGETLIEGTFFKSYPHRHGLDGFFSAILIRDA, via the coding sequence ATGGCCAATTCTCTCAAGGATGCAAGAGCCCTATCCCTTAGAGCCTTAATTTTTTGGGAAAAAGACAAACCCCCTTTAGATGCACTCCTCACCCATTTACTTACCCAAAATCCCCTTTCTGATAAAAGGGATAGGGCCTTAGTAGGGGAATTGGTAAATGGTGTTGTGAGACATCTCCTTTATCTGGATTTTTTGATTGAGCGATTTTCCAAAGTTCCTCTTCATAAGTTGGACCCCGAGGTTAAAAATGCCCTAAGGCTTGGTATCTATCAATTGCTTTTTACGAAAATCCCAGAGAGAGCAGTTCTTGCGGAGACCTTAAAGCTCCTTTTAAAGAGGAGGAGAGCAAGCTGGATAAGAGGTTTTGTCAATGCAATTTTGCACAGAATTGCCGAAAAAAAAGCCAATCTTCCCGAACCCCCAAGGGCGCATCCTCTTTATTACATGAGTATAAAATACTCCTTTCCAGAGTGGTTGATAATTAAGTGGTTTAAGCGCTTTGGACTTGAGGAACTGGAAAGGCTTCTTCAGGCAAGTAACAGCAAACCTCCCTTAGTGATAAGAGTAAATCCTCTAAGAGTTTCAAGGGAAAACTTTTTAAAATATCTACAAGAGGAAGTTCTTCCTTCTGCTGAGCCCTGTAAATATAGCCCCTATGGGATTGTGCTTAAAGAATTTAGAGGAGAGATTGCCGAGCTAAAGGGTTTTGAGCTGGGATGGTTTAGTGTCCAAGATTCAGCCAGTCAATTAGCTGGCTTTCTTCTTGATCCCAAACCCGGGGAATTAATCCTTGATGCCTGTGCCGGAGTTGGTGGGAAGACCTCCCACATAGCAGAACTTACAAATAACCAGGCTGAAATAGTTGCTTTTGACCTTTACGAATCCCGCTTGAAAAAACTTAAAGAAAACTTCAGAAGATTAGGCCTTAGAGAACCCAAAGTTTTTAAAGGGGATGTTGTAGAGGGACTTAAAAGATTAAAAATTAGGAGCTTTGATAAAATCTTGCTTGATGCTCCCTGTTCTGGAACAGGTATCATTCGTAGACATCCAGATATCAAATGGGTAAGGAGAAAAAAAGATTTCAGAGAAAATTTCAAAAAACAATTACATTTACTTTCAGGGCTTGCCCCTTATCTTAAAAAAGGAGGAAAACTTCTTTATGCAACCTGTAGCCTCGAACCAGAAGAAAATGAAGAGGTCATTGAGACCTTTCTTGAAAAAAATCCCGAGTTCTCCCTACACTCCCCTCTTCCTATTTTAAAAAAACTCTGTGCTGAAAGAGGAGAAACTTTAATAGAGGGAACCTTTTTTAAGAGCTATCCCCATAGACATGGCCTTGATGGATTCTTCTCTGCCATCCTTATAAGAGATGCATAA